In the genome of Massilia sp. PAMC28688, one region contains:
- the mltB gene encoding lytic murein transglycosylase B, with amino-acid sequence MKYLLPFLLSLALAVPAAAPAAQVKKPRAASVKAAKAKPAKPARTARRAKAAKKKPAPRKVDYQGEQVNFAEWKAVSDFADEVSLRHGFPRDELTALIRQIKYVDSAVQLVKPGPPGKPKNMNAVRALNIEPIRIRAGVRFWNDHAALLARAEREYGVPAEIIVGIIGIETVYGRDTGRFRVLDVLTTLAFAYPAAPNQASRMAFFRGELENALVLARQNGVDPLSLLGSFAGAIGMPQFMPGSVLAYGVDYDQDGAVDLRGSTADVVGSVANFLVKHGWQRTHSGALVIAANVSAGRAWSRFLDQGLEATFKLDELLAAGIAPASRPPADRLYGLVDLQNGAEATEYWLASDNFFAITKYNRSYYYAISVIELGRAVQRRRSR; translated from the coding sequence ATGAAATATCTGCTCCCATTCCTGCTGTCCCTGGCCTTGGCGGTGCCTGCTGCGGCGCCTGCCGCACAAGTGAAGAAGCCGCGCGCGGCCAGCGTCAAGGCCGCGAAGGCCAAGCCAGCCAAGCCTGCCAGGACGGCGCGACGGGCCAAGGCCGCGAAGAAAAAGCCGGCGCCGCGCAAGGTCGACTACCAGGGCGAACAGGTCAATTTCGCCGAATGGAAGGCAGTGAGCGATTTTGCCGATGAGGTATCACTGCGCCACGGCTTTCCGCGGGACGAACTGACGGCCCTGATCCGCCAGATCAAGTATGTCGACTCGGCGGTGCAACTGGTCAAGCCGGGGCCGCCGGGCAAGCCCAAGAACATGAATGCCGTGCGCGCCCTTAACATTGAGCCGATCCGGATCCGGGCCGGGGTCAGGTTCTGGAACGACCATGCCGCCCTGCTGGCACGGGCCGAGCGGGAATACGGGGTGCCGGCCGAGATCATTGTCGGCATCATTGGCATCGAGACCGTGTACGGGCGCGACACGGGACGGTTCCGGGTGCTCGACGTGCTGACCACCCTCGCCTTTGCCTATCCGGCTGCGCCCAACCAGGCCAGCCGCATGGCGTTTTTCAGGGGCGAACTGGAAAATGCACTGGTGCTGGCACGCCAGAACGGGGTCGATCCCCTGTCCCTGCTCGGCTCCTTTGCCGGCGCGATCGGCATGCCCCAGTTCATGCCCGGCAGCGTGCTGGCCTACGGTGTCGATTATGACCAGGATGGCGCGGTGGACCTGCGCGGGTCAACCGCCGATGTGGTGGGCAGCGTGGCCAATTTTCTGGTGAAGCACGGCTGGCAAAGGACCCACAGTGGCGCGCTGGTGATCGCGGCCAACGTGTCCGCCGGCCGGGCCTGGTCGCGCTTTCTCGACCAGGGCCTGGAAGCGACATTCAAGCTCGACGAACTGCTGGCAGCCGGCATTGCCCCCGCGAGCCGCCCTCCCGCCGACCGGCTGTACGGCCTGGTGGACCTGCAAAATGGGGCCGAAGCGACCGAATACTGGCTGGCATCGGATAATTTTTTTGCTATTACCAAATACAATCGCAGTTACTACTACGCAATCTCCGTGATCGAACTGGGGCGCGCCGTTCAGCGCAGGCGGTCGCGTTAG
- the cysM gene encoding cysteine synthase CysM yields MPYKTIEDTIGNTPLVQLVRLPGADAAARNNIILGKMEGDNPAGSVKDRAAMSMLRRAEERGQIKPGVTLIEATSGNTGIALAMAAAIRGYKMLLLMPEYLSIERRQSMAAYGAEIILTPKTGGMEYARDMAEQLQRDGKGIILDQFGNQDNPRAHYEGTGPEIWRDTQGQVTHFVSAMGTTGTIMGVSQYLKEQNAAIRIIGAQPEEGSQIPGIRKWPEAYLPRIYDKARVDQIEGVSQAAAEQMARRLAAEEGIFCGISAAGACEIALRISQQVENATIVFIVCDRGDRYLSTGVFPA; encoded by the coding sequence ATGCCTTACAAAACCATCGAAGATACGATCGGCAATACGCCCCTGGTGCAGCTGGTGCGCCTGCCGGGCGCCGACGCTGCCGCGCGCAACAACATCATCCTTGGCAAGATGGAAGGCGACAACCCGGCCGGCTCCGTCAAGGACCGGGCAGCCATGTCCATGCTGCGGCGGGCCGAGGAGCGGGGCCAGATCAAGCCCGGTGTCACCCTGATCGAGGCGACCAGCGGCAACACGGGCATTGCACTGGCCATGGCCGCTGCCATCCGCGGCTACAAGATGCTGCTCCTGATGCCGGAATACCTGTCGATCGAGCGGCGCCAGAGCATGGCCGCCTATGGCGCGGAGATCATCCTCACCCCCAAGACGGGCGGCATGGAATATGCGCGCGACATGGCCGAGCAGCTCCAGCGCGACGGCAAGGGCATCATCCTTGATCAGTTCGGCAACCAGGACAATCCGCGCGCCCACTACGAGGGCACGGGGCCGGAAATCTGGCGCGACACCCAGGGCCAGGTGACCCACTTTGTCAGCGCCATGGGCACCACCGGCACCATCATGGGGGTGTCGCAGTATCTCAAGGAACAGAACGCGGCGATCCGCATCATTGGCGCCCAGCCGGAAGAAGGCTCGCAAATTCCCGGTATCCGCAAATGGCCCGAGGCCTACCTGCCCCGCATTTACGACAAGGCGCGGGTGGACCAGATTGAAGGCGTGAGCCAGGCCGCAGCCGAACAGATGGCGCGCCGCCTGGCAGCGGAAGAGGGCATTTTCTGCGGCATCTCGGCGGCCGGCGCCTGCGAGATTGCGCTGCGCATATCGCAGCAGGTGGAAAATGCCACCATCGTGTTTATCGTGTGCGACCGCGGCGACCGGTATTTGTCGACCGGCGTGTTTCCCGCCTGA
- a CDS encoding DUF58 domain-containing protein, with the protein MASARLSTLTQASSQLLRRQAERWLFRLKETEPGEVFLTRRRVFILPTGAGVGFGALVLVLLVASTNYNLGLGFALTFALAACAVVDMYYTYRNLVHLHLRPGRAHPLFAGEDAQFELTIINRSASARYALWADFASVDTARYVTDVMAGSDAALLLSAPSSERGWLAAPRVKLSTRFPLGLFVAWSYWQPDARALVYPFPEPSAPPLPMGGTASEDGHGTAGQDDFGGIRSYQPGDPLRHMAWRQIARLDPALGGQLVTKHFEGGNVAELVLDFAALPPTLDLELRLSRMTRWVLDAEQRALPYGFHIGAARFAPSVGAAHQAACLRALALYQDSGAVRP; encoded by the coding sequence ATGGCAAGCGCCCGCCTCTCCACCCTGACCCAGGCCAGCTCGCAGCTGCTGCGGCGCCAGGCCGAGCGCTGGCTGTTCCGGCTCAAGGAGACCGAACCTGGCGAAGTATTCCTGACCCGGCGCCGCGTGTTCATCCTGCCCACCGGTGCAGGCGTGGGCTTCGGCGCCCTGGTGCTGGTGCTGCTGGTGGCGTCGACCAACTACAACCTGGGCCTGGGCTTTGCACTGACCTTCGCCCTGGCTGCATGCGCGGTAGTCGACATGTATTACACCTACCGCAACCTGGTGCACCTGCACCTGCGTCCCGGGCGCGCCCATCCCCTGTTCGCAGGCGAAGATGCGCAGTTCGAGCTGACCATCATCAACCGCAGCGCCAGCGCACGCTACGCCTTGTGGGCCGATTTTGCCAGCGTGGACACGGCGCGCTACGTCACCGACGTGATGGCCGGCTCCGACGCCGCCCTGCTGCTGTCGGCGCCCAGCAGTGAGCGCGGCTGGCTGGCCGCGCCACGCGTCAAGCTGTCCACCCGCTTTCCCCTGGGGCTGTTCGTGGCCTGGAGCTACTGGCAGCCCGACGCCAGGGCGCTGGTATATCCGTTCCCCGAGCCCAGTGCGCCGCCGCTGCCCATGGGCGGCACGGCCAGCGAGGATGGCCATGGCACGGCCGGCCAGGACGACTTTGGCGGCATCCGCAGCTACCAGCCCGGTGACCCGCTGCGCCACATGGCATGGCGCCAGATCGCGCGCCTCGACCCGGCCCTGGGCGGGCAGCTGGTGACCAAGCATTTTGAAGGCGGCAATGTGGCCGAACTGGTACTCGACTTTGCCGCGCTGCCGCCCACGCTGGACCTGGAATTGCGCCTCTCGCGCATGACGCGCTGGGTGCTCGACGCCGAGCAGCGCGCCCTGCCCTACGGCTTTCACATTGGCGCGGCCCGCTTTGCGCCATCGGTGGGCGCGGCGCACCAGGCGGCGTGCCTGCGCGCCCTGGCGCTGTACCAGGACAGCGGCGCGGTGCGGCCATGA
- a CDS encoding MoxR family ATPase, producing the protein MFKKLHAVAHQVSQVIVGKDLQVRQALTCLLAGGHLLVEDVPGVGKTTLAHALSISLGLKFNRVQFTSDLLPADVAGISVYEREKNGFVFHPGPIFTQVLLADEINRATPKTQSGLLEAMEERQVSADGVTRPLPEPFFVIATQNPLHQVGTFALPESQLDRFLMCLSLGYPDAAAERALLMGDDRRSMLKSLPAAMQPAELAAAQKALRDIHASGSLIDYVQALAQASRHNGLFAEGLSPRAAIALLQAARAWAALEGRNHVVPEDVQAVLVPVCAHRLRPLKSANGTALASRDLVLQLQKSVPV; encoded by the coding sequence ATGTTCAAAAAACTGCATGCAGTAGCCCACCAGGTCAGCCAGGTCATCGTCGGCAAGGACTTGCAGGTGCGCCAGGCCCTCACCTGCCTGCTGGCCGGCGGGCACCTGCTGGTGGAAGACGTTCCCGGCGTCGGCAAGACCACGCTGGCGCACGCCCTGTCGATTTCGCTGGGCCTGAAATTTAACCGCGTGCAGTTCACGAGCGACCTGCTGCCGGCGGACGTGGCCGGCATTTCCGTGTACGAGCGCGAAAAGAATGGCTTCGTGTTCCACCCCGGCCCCATCTTTACGCAAGTGCTGCTGGCCGACGAAATCAACCGCGCCACGCCCAAGACCCAGTCCGGCCTGCTCGAAGCGATGGAAGAGCGCCAGGTCAGCGCCGATGGCGTCACCCGCCCCCTGCCCGAACCGTTCTTCGTGATCGCCACCCAGAATCCGCTGCACCAGGTAGGCACCTTTGCCCTGCCCGAGTCGCAGCTCGACCGCTTCCTCATGTGCCTGTCGCTGGGCTACCCCGATGCCGCCGCCGAACGCGCGCTGCTGATGGGCGACGACCGGCGCAGCATGCTCAAGTCGCTGCCGGCCGCCATGCAGCCGGCCGAACTGGCGGCGGCGCAAAAGGCGCTGCGCGACATCCACGCGTCGGGCTCGCTGATCGACTACGTGCAGGCACTGGCCCAGGCCTCGCGCCACAACGGCCTGTTTGCCGAAGGCTTGTCGCCGCGCGCCGCCATCGCCCTGCTGCAGGCGGCGCGCGCCTGGGCCGCGCTGGAAGGGCGCAACCACGTGGTGCCGGAAGACGTGCAGGCGGTGCTGGTGCCGGTGTGCGCGCACCGCCTGCGTCCCCTCAAGTCAGCCAACGGCACGGCCCTGGCCAGCCGCGACCTGGTGCTGCAGCTGCAAAAATCGGTGCCGGTCTAG
- a CDS encoding transporter substrate-binding domain-containing protein has product MTYCPPRIILLLSTLLTACLPVAAKETVRLASDEWCPYVCVRDGRISGGFVVEATTRALGTMGIRVEPMLLPLNRAMRQTLAGTIDGVFAPPEDAGLRPGPVLGYSRACFFTSTRSSWSYRGLWSLKGVRLGVIGDYEYDNGDMDAFIVSHRGNRHAIDFSYGTNAGTTNAKKLLGGRFPVLLEHELVMYKLISEMKAEGRFRNAGCLENTFALRAGFSPHNKRSGKWAAALAQGVARLEKSGELARLRERHGVAATPGDGKPRVQSLF; this is encoded by the coding sequence GTGACGTACTGTCCACCCCGCATCATATTGTTGTTGAGCACGCTGCTGACGGCGTGCCTGCCGGTCGCGGCCAAGGAAACGGTCCGGCTGGCGTCGGATGAATGGTGCCCCTATGTGTGCGTGCGCGACGGCCGCATCAGCGGCGGCTTCGTGGTGGAGGCAACCACGCGCGCACTGGGCACCATGGGAATCCGGGTCGAGCCCATGCTGCTGCCGCTCAACCGCGCCATGCGCCAGACCCTCGCCGGCACCATTGACGGCGTGTTCGCGCCGCCGGAAGATGCCGGGCTGCGCCCCGGGCCCGTGCTGGGCTATTCGCGCGCCTGCTTTTTTACCAGCACCCGATCGAGCTGGAGCTACCGTGGCCTGTGGTCGCTCAAGGGCGTGCGGCTGGGCGTGATTGGCGACTATGAATATGATAATGGCGACATGGATGCCTTTATCGTGTCGCACCGTGGTAATCGGCATGCGATTGATTTTTCCTACGGCACCAACGCCGGCACCACCAATGCGAAAAAATTGCTGGGCGGGCGCTTTCCCGTCTTGCTCGAGCATGAACTCGTCATGTACAAGCTCATCAGCGAGATGAAGGCCGAGGGACGTTTCCGCAACGCCGGCTGCCTGGAAAACACCTTCGCGCTGCGGGCCGGCTTCTCGCCCCACAACAAGCGCAGCGGCAAATGGGCTGCGGCGCTGGCGCAGGGAGTGGCCCGGCTGGAAAAGTCGGGCGAGCTGGCGCGGCTGCGCGAGCGCCATGGCGTCGCTGCCACCCCCGGCGACGGCAAGCCACGGGTGCAGTCCCTGTTTTAG
- a CDS encoding DUF3488 and transglutaminase-like domain-containing protein — MKRSADQQAPHPAAALPQGRLARLQLTLSRDKSDTLLLLAATVLVLAPHALHLPLWVTLLCATTLAWRALITFRGTRMPPTLLLLPLAIAAMGGILLTFKTLLGREAGVAMVVLLVTFKLLEMHARRDLFVVIYLCFFVLLTNFFYSQSIGMGAMMCAAVVALLTAQLSFQYSGAVPPLLRRLGLAARTLALAAPLAVALFLLFPRVQGPLWGMPGDAGAGRTGLSNSMAPGNIASLAESSEIAFRVKFQGQRPAQSQLYWRGVVLSEFDGRTWTQPPRRDWRATADTLVTHGQPVNYQVTLEPHREQWLFALDMPTARPRMPNMGSWMTGSMELRAGIGIERRVRYDAQSHPSYTLDGGATLPRRERWLALPGGFNPVATSAGLQLRSEPDPAKRVNAVLAMFRRDGFSYTMQPPLLAANTVDDFLYRTKAGFCEHYASAFVFLMRAAGVPARVVTGYQGGEHNPVDDFVTVRQSDAHAWAEVWLGQRGWVRVDPTAAIAPERIERNLQQALPDQYDLPGMEGMISLGERNPWLARLRFQLSAFSNGWDQWVLSYDQQRRSSVLEGVKDALGNWRTAGAIAALCLLLAAAGALQRRRRQDPVEALYGALGTILGRHGMTRGPGEGPNAWAARVAGSTLAASKKEAALRFLQLYSAHKYGPDASAPGLVSTLKKLLNGTR; from the coding sequence ATGAAGCGCAGCGCTGACCAGCAAGCCCCGCACCCGGCCGCTGCGCTGCCGCAGGGGCGCCTGGCGCGCCTGCAGCTGACGCTCTCGCGCGACAAGTCCGACACCTTGCTGCTGCTGGCGGCCACCGTGCTGGTCCTGGCACCACACGCGCTGCATTTGCCGCTGTGGGTGACGCTGCTGTGCGCCACCACGCTGGCCTGGCGCGCGCTGATCACCTTCCGCGGCACGCGCATGCCCCCCACCCTGCTGCTGCTGCCGCTGGCCATTGCCGCCATGGGCGGCATCCTGCTCACCTTCAAGACCCTGCTCGGGCGCGAAGCGGGGGTGGCCATGGTGGTGCTGCTGGTGACCTTCAAGCTGCTGGAAATGCACGCGCGGCGCGACCTGTTCGTGGTCATCTACCTGTGCTTTTTTGTGCTGCTGACGAACTTCTTCTACTCGCAAAGCATCGGCATGGGCGCCATGATGTGCGCCGCCGTGGTGGCCTTGCTCACGGCCCAGCTGTCCTTCCAGTACAGCGGCGCCGTGCCGCCGCTGCTGCGGCGCCTGGGCCTGGCCGCGCGCACGCTGGCACTGGCCGCGCCGCTGGCGGTGGCGCTGTTCCTGCTCTTTCCGCGCGTGCAAGGCCCCCTGTGGGGCATGCCGGGCGATGCCGGGGCTGGCCGCACGGGACTGTCCAACAGCATGGCGCCGGGGAATATCGCCAGCCTGGCCGAGTCGAGCGAGATTGCCTTTCGCGTCAAGTTCCAGGGTCAGCGTCCGGCCCAGTCGCAGCTGTACTGGCGCGGCGTGGTGCTGTCCGAATTTGACGGGCGCACCTGGACCCAGCCGCCGCGGCGCGACTGGCGCGCCACGGCCGATACGCTGGTCACGCATGGCCAGCCGGTCAACTACCAGGTGACGCTGGAGCCGCACCGCGAACAATGGCTGTTCGCATTGGATATGCCAACGGCGCGGCCGCGCATGCCCAACATGGGCAGCTGGATGACCGGCAGCATGGAACTGCGCGCGGGCATCGGCATTGAACGGCGCGTTCGCTACGATGCGCAATCGCACCCGTCATATACCCTCGATGGCGGCGCCACCCTGCCCCGGCGCGAGCGCTGGCTGGCGTTACCGGGGGGCTTCAATCCCGTGGCCACCAGCGCCGGGCTGCAGCTGCGCAGCGAACCTGACCCGGCAAAACGGGTGAACGCGGTGCTGGCCATGTTCCGGCGCGATGGCTTTTCCTACACCATGCAGCCGCCCCTGCTTGCTGCCAACACGGTGGACGACTTCCTGTACCGCACCAAGGCCGGTTTTTGTGAACACTATGCGAGCGCCTTCGTGTTCCTGATGCGGGCGGCCGGCGTGCCGGCGCGCGTGGTCACCGGCTACCAGGGCGGCGAACACAATCCGGTCGACGACTTTGTGACGGTGCGCCAGTCCGATGCCCACGCCTGGGCCGAAGTGTGGCTGGGCCAGCGCGGCTGGGTGCGGGTGGACCCGACCGCGGCCATCGCGCCCGAGCGCATCGAGCGCAATTTGCAGCAGGCCTTGCCGGACCAGTATGACCTGCCCGGCATGGAAGGCATGATCAGCCTGGGCGAACGCAATCCATGGCTGGCCCGGCTGCGTTTCCAGCTCAGCGCATTTTCCAACGGCTGGGATCAATGGGTACTCAGTTACGACCAGCAGCGCCGCAGCAGTGTGCTCGAAGGCGTCAAGGATGCCCTGGGCAACTGGCGCACCGCGGGCGCCATTGCCGCCCTGTGCCTGCTGCTGGCAGCGGCAGGCGCGCTGCAGCGGCGGCGGCGCCAGGACCCGGTGGAAGCCCTGTACGGCGCCCTGGGGACCATCCTGGGGCGCCACGGGATGACGCGCGGGCCTGGCGAAGGGCCCAATGCCTGGGCTGCGCGCGTGGCCGGCTCGACCCTCGCAGCTTCGAAAAAGGAGGCCGCGCTGCGCTTCCTGCAGCTGTACAGCGCACACAAGTACGGTCCGGACGCCAGCGCGCCGGGACTGGTATCGACCCTCAAGAAGCTGCTCAACGGTACACGATGA